Proteins from a genomic interval of Kribbella aluminosa:
- a CDS encoding polyprenol monophosphomannose synthase — MGELAKIVVVVPTYNERDNLPVLAGLLSDLNLPGLELLVVDDNSPDGTGDVADELAKKSPEKVGVLHRTVKDGLGRAYVAGITRALDEGADIVIQMDADLSHPASVVPIMVETLRTTDAGVVIGSRYVPGGSAAAEWGWHRRALSAWANFYVNAILRLHVKDATAGFKAWKADTLRWIDVASVASNGYSFQVEMNYRTVKRGLKIAEVPIRFEERTEGVSKMSLKVQLESALMPWKLLFTRS, encoded by the coding sequence ATGGGTGAGCTAGCCAAGATCGTGGTCGTCGTACCGACCTACAACGAGCGGGACAACCTGCCTGTGCTGGCCGGACTGCTGTCCGACCTGAACCTGCCCGGCCTGGAACTTCTGGTGGTCGACGACAACTCCCCCGACGGTACGGGCGACGTCGCCGACGAGCTGGCGAAGAAGTCGCCGGAGAAGGTCGGCGTACTGCACCGGACCGTGAAGGACGGCCTCGGCCGCGCGTACGTCGCCGGGATCACCCGCGCGCTCGACGAGGGTGCCGACATCGTCATCCAGATGGACGCCGACCTGTCGCACCCGGCCTCGGTCGTCCCGATCATGGTCGAGACGCTGCGGACCACCGACGCCGGCGTGGTGATCGGCTCCCGGTACGTCCCCGGCGGCTCCGCCGCGGCCGAATGGGGCTGGCACCGCCGGGCGCTGTCCGCCTGGGCCAACTTCTACGTGAACGCGATCCTGCGCCTGCACGTGAAGGACGCCACCGCCGGCTTCAAGGCCTGGAAGGCCGACACCCTGCGCTGGATCGACGTCGCGTCGGTCGCCAGCAACGGGTACTCGTTCCAGGTCGAGATGAACTACCGGACGGTCAAGCGCGGCCTCAAGATCGCCGAGGTCCCGATCCGCTTCGAGGAACGCACCGAGGGCGTCTCCAAGATGTCCCTCAAGGTCCAACTCGAGTCGGCCCTCATGCCCTGGAAGCTCCTCTTCACCCGCTCCTGA
- a CDS encoding STAS domain-containing protein, with protein sequence MTSQPEPRDGMIRTTFDAVTEELEPGVLMVRMSGEIDIASTEFAAEAIRAAVAPPSRLVLIDLSAVTFCSSAGLGNLVEARNLAGQHDITLALVGVGRPVDRPLTVTGLGGQFRIYGTATEALADL encoded by the coding sequence GTGACCAGCCAGCCAGAGCCGCGGGACGGCATGATCAGGACCACGTTCGATGCCGTCACCGAAGAGCTGGAACCGGGCGTGCTCATGGTCCGGATGTCCGGCGAGATCGACATCGCGAGCACCGAGTTCGCCGCCGAGGCGATCCGGGCCGCGGTCGCACCGCCGTCCCGGCTGGTGCTGATCGACCTGTCCGCCGTCACGTTCTGCAGCTCCGCCGGCCTCGGCAACCTGGTCGAGGCCCGCAACCTCGCCGGCCAGCACGACATCACGCTCGCACTGGTCGGCGTCGGCCGCCCGGTCGACCGCCCGCTCACCGTCACCGGCCTCGGCGGCCAGTTCCGGATCTACGGCACCGCCACCGAGGCACTTGCGGACTTGTAA
- a CDS encoding DNA alkylation repair protein → MSTARLLSDVDAAADPAAALILARYFKLGPGEYGHGDRMIGVKLSTIRGILKPYLRADLPLPELEQALTSPVHEHRLTILCLLADRAARAIKPRTANPAELQALYEIYLRSTAYINNWDLVDCSAPQIVGGYLLDKSRDPLYELVRSTSLWERRIALVATQYLINQGQSADTYRLSAEVLDDREDLIHKASGWMLREAGKRVDEAELRAFLDRYAGRMPRTMLRYAIERLDAVSRRHYLAVPRVR, encoded by the coding sequence TTGAGTACCGCGCGACTACTCTCCGACGTCGACGCGGCCGCCGACCCGGCAGCTGCGCTGATCCTCGCGCGCTACTTCAAGCTGGGACCCGGCGAGTACGGTCACGGCGATCGGATGATCGGCGTCAAGTTGTCGACGATCCGCGGCATCCTCAAGCCGTACCTGCGTGCCGACCTGCCGCTGCCCGAGCTCGAGCAGGCGCTGACCAGCCCGGTGCACGAGCACCGCCTGACGATCCTCTGTCTGCTGGCCGACCGGGCGGCACGGGCGATCAAGCCGCGTACGGCGAACCCGGCCGAGCTGCAGGCGCTCTACGAGATCTACCTGCGCAGTACGGCGTACATCAACAACTGGGACCTGGTGGACTGCAGCGCTCCGCAGATCGTCGGCGGGTACCTGCTCGACAAGTCCCGGGACCCGCTGTACGAACTCGTCCGCTCGACGTCCCTCTGGGAACGACGAATCGCGCTGGTCGCCACGCAGTACCTGATCAACCAGGGCCAGAGCGCCGACACCTACAGGCTGTCCGCCGAGGTGCTCGACGATCGGGAGGACCTGATCCACAAGGCGTCCGGCTGGATGCTCCGCGAGGCCGGCAAGCGCGTCGACGAGGCCGAGCTGCGCGCGTTCCTCGACCGGTACGCCGGCCGGATGCCGCGCACCATGCTCCGGTACGCGATCGAGCGCCTCGACGCGGTCAGCCGCAGGCACTACCTGGCCGTACCGCGCGTCCGTTGA
- a CDS encoding MFS transporter, with translation MTTEPPAEGQIALGTARGRWVLAATALGSGMAFLDGTVVNVALPAMGKDLNADMAGLQWIVNGYMLMLASLVLLSGSLGDRLGRRRTFVAGVIWFAAASVVCAVAPNLQVMIAGRVLQGIGGALLTPGSLAILQTTFRHSDRGKAVGMWSGLTSVAAAVGPFVGGTLVDSGYWQLIFLINAPLALVTVVVTLRHVPETRDEEAAGRLDFTGAILATVGLAGLTYGLISAGDHGFGDPIVLTSLVIGVLAFVAFVEVERRGSHPMLPPSIFANLRFTGANLVTVVVYGALGTATFLVVVYLQTALHYSALWAGASLLPMTALMLGLSGYAGGLSDRIGARIPMTVGPVLMAGGFLLMLRIDTGSNYVTAVLPAVVLLGLGLVSTVAPLTATVLSSVEDHHAGVASGVNNAVARSAQLMAVAAIPIAAGITGDAYRNPAAFHNGFGNALVISAVLAAAGGAIAWFTLGERARPGLVHHHPHCALEAPPYADSKN, from the coding sequence ATGACTACTGAGCCCCCGGCTGAGGGGCAGATCGCGCTGGGCACGGCCCGCGGTCGATGGGTGCTGGCCGCGACCGCGCTGGGGTCGGGGATGGCGTTCCTGGACGGGACCGTCGTGAACGTCGCACTCCCCGCGATGGGCAAGGACCTGAACGCCGACATGGCCGGTCTGCAGTGGATCGTGAACGGGTACATGCTGATGCTCGCCTCGCTGGTGCTGCTCAGCGGTTCGCTCGGCGACCGGCTCGGCCGCCGGCGGACGTTCGTCGCCGGGGTGATCTGGTTCGCGGCGGCCTCGGTGGTGTGCGCGGTCGCGCCGAACCTCCAGGTAATGATCGCCGGCCGGGTCCTGCAGGGCATCGGCGGCGCGCTGCTGACGCCGGGCAGCCTGGCGATCCTGCAGACCACGTTCCGGCACTCCGACCGCGGCAAGGCGGTCGGCATGTGGTCCGGCCTGACGTCGGTCGCGGCGGCCGTCGGACCGTTCGTCGGCGGCACCCTGGTCGACAGCGGGTACTGGCAGCTGATCTTCCTGATCAATGCACCGCTCGCGCTGGTGACCGTCGTCGTGACGCTCCGGCACGTACCCGAGACCCGCGACGAGGAGGCCGCCGGCAGACTCGACTTCACCGGCGCGATCCTCGCGACCGTCGGTCTCGCCGGGCTGACGTACGGCCTGATCAGCGCCGGCGACCACGGCTTCGGCGACCCGATCGTCCTCACCAGCCTGGTGATCGGCGTCCTCGCGTTCGTCGCGTTCGTCGAGGTCGAGCGGCGCGGCTCGCACCCGATGCTGCCGCCGAGCATCTTCGCCAACCTCCGCTTCACCGGAGCGAACCTGGTCACGGTCGTCGTGTACGGCGCCCTCGGTACGGCGACGTTCCTGGTCGTGGTGTACCTGCAGACGGCGCTGCACTACTCGGCGCTCTGGGCGGGCGCGTCGCTGCTGCCGATGACCGCGCTGATGCTCGGCCTGTCGGGGTACGCCGGCGGGCTGTCGGACCGGATCGGCGCACGCATCCCGATGACCGTCGGGCCGGTGCTGATGGCCGGCGGGTTCCTGCTGATGCTGCGGATCGACACCGGCTCGAACTACGTGACCGCCGTACTTCCGGCCGTCGTACTGCTCGGACTCGGACTCGTCTCGACCGTCGCGCCGCTGACCGCAACCGTGCTGTCGTCGGTCGAGGACCACCACGCGGGGGTCGCCTCCGGGGTGAACAACGCGGTCGCCCGGTCGGCTCAGCTGATGGCGGTCGCCGCGATCCCGATAGCGGCCGGTATCACCGGCGACGCGTACCGCAATCCGGCTGCCTTCCACAACGGCTTCGGGAACGCCCTGGTGATCTCCGCGGTCCTGGCCGCGGCCGGCGGCGCGATCGCCTGGTTCACGCTCGGCGAGCGCGCACGTCCGGGCCTGGTGCATCACCACCCGCACTGCGCACTGGAGGCCCCGCCGTACGCGGACAGCAAGAACTGA
- a CDS encoding DUF4397 domain-containing protein: MLLAAIVAVAPAVVAGPAVAATGANLYFVQGLPGRSLDISVDGRQVAAGVAGGKLIGPFGVAAGKRMITAKQGGKMVIQREVTAGSGASLDVVIHQPVTPSGAPLLTTYANKLTGVPKDKAGLRVAHDAAVGPADIRVNGKVLFQNVANGESLDVVVPAGTYQVEIVPTGATSPVVLGPLALPVKAGYLTRVFAIGAPSQKTMTVALGTIKVPATGSDKPRVVNTGTGGQAAELDQAQSSAGQSGLWVVVLLAALAFAVGVGRKAVRR, translated from the coding sequence GTGTTGCTCGCGGCGATCGTCGCGGTGGCGCCGGCGGTGGTCGCCGGGCCGGCCGTGGCGGCGACCGGCGCCAACCTGTACTTCGTCCAGGGTCTGCCGGGGCGCAGCCTGGACATCAGTGTGGACGGCCGTCAGGTGGCCGCTGGGGTGGCCGGTGGGAAGCTGATCGGGCCGTTCGGGGTGGCGGCCGGGAAGCGGATGATCACCGCGAAACAGGGCGGCAAGATGGTGATCCAGCGAGAGGTCACGGCGGGCTCCGGGGCGAGCCTGGACGTCGTCATTCATCAGCCGGTGACGCCGAGCGGCGCGCCGCTGCTGACCACGTACGCGAACAAGTTGACCGGCGTACCGAAGGACAAAGCCGGATTGCGGGTCGCGCACGATGCGGCGGTCGGTCCGGCCGACATCCGGGTGAACGGAAAGGTACTTTTCCAGAACGTCGCGAACGGGGAATCGCTGGACGTGGTGGTGCCGGCCGGGACGTACCAGGTCGAGATCGTGCCGACCGGCGCGACCTCACCGGTCGTGCTCGGTCCGCTGGCGCTGCCGGTGAAGGCCGGCTATCTGACCCGGGTGTTCGCGATCGGTGCCCCGAGCCAGAAGACGATGACCGTTGCGCTCGGCACGATCAAGGTTCCGGCCACCGGGTCGGACAAGCCGCGGGTGGTGAACACCGGCACCGGCGGACAGGCGGCAGAGCTCGACCAGGCGCAGAGCTCTGCCGGTCAGTCGGGGCTGTGGGTCGTGGTGCTGCTTGCCGCGCTCGCGTTCGCCGTCGGCGTCGGCCGGAAGGCGGTCCGTCGCTGA
- a CDS encoding class F sortase, with translation MLCCLALAGCAAGASGAVPAPTPAFAFHTTGTPPQPTTRLSAPPGRIGTPAPSQRVRFVPQLVVLPGGTHASVLTATTVDGLLQVPAKAQNVGWWDGGAEAGDPYGSVVLAGHVDTKTEGLGYFARLRDVRPGEVVVLRGSGHTASYRVVSVAAVRKDALATTSGAFSQTVDHRLVLITCTGAYDASRGGYQDNLVVIAEPTGPAQ, from the coding sequence ATGCTGTGCTGTCTCGCCCTGGCCGGTTGTGCGGCCGGGGCGAGCGGCGCGGTACCGGCACCTACGCCGGCATTCGCCTTCCACACCACGGGTACGCCGCCGCAGCCGACCACCAGGTTGTCCGCGCCGCCGGGGCGGATCGGTACGCCCGCGCCGAGTCAACGGGTGCGATTCGTGCCGCAGTTGGTCGTACTGCCCGGTGGTACGCACGCATCGGTGCTCACGGCAACGACCGTCGACGGGCTGCTGCAGGTGCCGGCGAAGGCGCAGAACGTCGGGTGGTGGGACGGCGGCGCCGAGGCCGGTGACCCGTACGGCTCCGTGGTGCTCGCCGGGCACGTCGACACGAAGACCGAGGGCCTCGGGTACTTCGCCCGGCTGCGCGACGTACGGCCGGGTGAAGTCGTCGTACTGCGTGGATCCGGGCACACGGCGTCGTACCGGGTGGTGTCGGTCGCGGCGGTCCGGAAGGACGCGCTGGCGACGACGAGCGGGGCGTTCAGCCAAACGGTTGACCATCGGCTGGTGCTGATCACCTGCACGGGTGCGTACGACGCGTCCCGCGGCGGATACCAGGACAACCTGGTGGTGATCGCGGAGCCCACCGGCCCGGCGCAGTAG
- a CDS encoding L-threonylcarbamoyladenylate synthase — MARYFDIHPENPQRRSIGQVVDLLREDGLIAYPTDSCYALGCQLGNRDGIDRIRSIRHLDDRHHFTLVCENFAQLGQFVHISNAVFRSIKAATPGSYTFILPATKEVPRRLLHPKKKTVGVRIPDHVITQALVAELGEPLVSSTLLLPGHEEPMTQGWEIKEELDNQIDAVIEGEVGTEPTTVVDFSDDVPEVVRVGAGDPTPFE; from the coding sequence ATGGCCAGGTATTTCGACATCCATCCCGAGAACCCTCAGCGGCGGTCGATCGGGCAGGTGGTGGACCTGCTGCGTGAGGACGGGCTGATCGCGTACCCGACCGACTCCTGTTACGCGCTCGGCTGCCAGCTGGGCAACCGGGACGGCATCGACCGGATCCGCAGCATCCGGCACCTGGACGACCGGCACCACTTCACGCTGGTCTGCGAGAACTTCGCGCAGCTCGGGCAGTTCGTGCACATCAGCAACGCGGTGTTCCGCTCGATCAAGGCGGCCACACCGGGCAGCTACACGTTCATCCTGCCGGCCACCAAGGAGGTCCCGCGCCGCCTGCTGCACCCGAAGAAGAAGACGGTCGGCGTGCGGATCCCGGACCACGTCATCACCCAGGCGCTGGTCGCAGAGCTGGGCGAGCCGCTGGTCTCCAGCACGCTGCTGCTGCCCGGTCACGAGGAGCCGATGACGCAAGGCTGGGAGATCAAGGAAGAGCTCGACAACCAGATCGACGCGGTCATCGAGGGCGAGGTCGGTACCGAACCGACGACCGTCGTCGACTTCTCCGACGACGTCCCCGAGGTGGTCCGGGTCGGTGCCGGCGACCCGACCCCGTTCGAGTAG
- a CDS encoding nitroreductase family protein has translation MGLNLSADEVLSTTRAVRKRLDFTRPVPRRLIEECVDLATQAPTGRNRQRWHFLVVTEDAQRRAVADIFRRAVTEAPGQPLSADDVRRMNHHARSTERVFDSLRYLVDNIHQVPAFVIPAVEGRTDRASATVQAGTWGSILPAVWSFMLAARERGLGTVWTTAQGPLERELADVLRVPYDEVMLAAFLPLAFTIGTDFRPAKRVPRDQVLHWDRW, from the coding sequence ATGGGTCTGAACCTGTCCGCCGACGAAGTCCTGTCCACCACCCGCGCTGTGCGGAAGCGGCTCGACTTCACCCGGCCGGTGCCGCGCAGGCTGATCGAGGAGTGCGTCGACCTCGCCACCCAGGCGCCGACCGGGCGGAACCGGCAGCGCTGGCACTTCCTGGTGGTCACCGAGGACGCGCAACGCCGGGCGGTCGCGGACATCTTCCGGCGGGCCGTCACCGAGGCGCCGGGACAGCCGTTGAGTGCGGACGACGTACGGCGGATGAATCATCACGCCCGGTCGACGGAGCGGGTGTTCGACAGCCTGCGATACCTGGTGGACAACATCCATCAGGTGCCGGCGTTCGTGATCCCGGCCGTGGAGGGGCGGACCGATCGCGCGTCGGCGACCGTACAGGCGGGGACCTGGGGGTCCATCCTGCCGGCTGTCTGGAGCTTCATGCTCGCCGCCCGCGAGCGCGGACTCGGCACGGTCTGGACCACCGCCCAGGGGCCGCTCGAACGGGAACTCGCGGACGTGCTCCGGGTGCCCTACGACGAGGTGATGCTCGCCGCGTTCCTCCCGCTGGCGTTCACGATCGGGACCGACTTCCGCCCGGCCAAGCGGGTCCCGCGCGACCAGGTCCTGCACTGGGACCGGTGGTAG
- a CDS encoding nitroreductase family protein, with the protein MAYTLDLNPDELLTTTRTVRKRLDLERPVPMELIRECLEIALQAPSGSNRQTWHWLVITDAEKRAAVGEYYRRAVEQYLAGPGAAGKLHAEDPERGPVQRRVGDSVAYLGDRMGQVPVLVLPCLQAKKLPAGNQSGLWGSILPAAWSYMLAARARGLGTAWTTLHLTYEQEVQELLGLPEDIRQTVLIPTAYTIGTDFKPAPRQPLDDVLHIDGW; encoded by the coding sequence GTGGCTTACACACTCGACCTGAACCCCGACGAGCTGCTCACCACGACGCGGACCGTGCGGAAGCGGCTCGATCTTGAGCGGCCGGTGCCGATGGAGCTGATCCGGGAGTGCCTCGAGATCGCGCTGCAGGCGCCGTCCGGGAGCAACCGGCAGACGTGGCACTGGCTGGTGATCACGGATGCCGAGAAGCGTGCGGCGGTCGGTGAGTACTACCGGCGTGCCGTCGAGCAGTACCTGGCCGGTCCCGGCGCGGCCGGGAAGCTGCACGCGGAGGACCCCGAGCGTGGGCCGGTGCAGCGTCGGGTGGGCGACAGCGTGGCCTACCTGGGCGATCGGATGGGGCAGGTGCCGGTGCTGGTCCTCCCATGCCTGCAGGCGAAGAAGCTGCCCGCGGGGAACCAGTCCGGCCTCTGGGGCTCGATCTTGCCGGCAGCGTGGAGCTACATGCTCGCCGCCCGCGCTCGTGGCCTCGGTACGGCGTGGACGACGCTGCACCTCACCTACGAGCAGGAAGTGCAGGAGCTGCTCGGTCTACCGGAGGACATCCGGCAGACGGTGCTGATCCCGACCGCGTACACGATCGGGACCGACTTCAAACCCGCACCACGTCAGCCGCTGGACGACGTACTGCACATCGACGGCTGGTAA
- a CDS encoding DNA polymerase ligase N-terminal domain-containing protein, which translates to MFKPIFAVQLHDARRLHYDVRLEVDGVLKSWAVPRGPSLDPVVKRLAVFTSDHDLEYASYEGVHRDAQYGSGAVIVWDAGVYTNLTRDDRHRLVDPAEAIERGHLKVQLHGVKLNGAWAFTRTGGDWLLVKVKDADADPGLDLTVAEPRSVLSGLTIEEMAAT; encoded by the coding sequence ATGTTCAAGCCCATCTTCGCTGTGCAACTGCACGATGCCAGGCGGCTGCATTACGACGTGCGGCTGGAGGTGGACGGGGTGCTGAAGTCGTGGGCGGTGCCGCGCGGGCCGTCGCTGGATCCGGTGGTGAAGCGGCTCGCGGTGTTCACCTCGGACCACGATCTGGAGTACGCGTCGTACGAGGGCGTGCACCGGGACGCGCAGTACGGCAGCGGTGCGGTGATCGTCTGGGACGCCGGCGTCTACACGAACCTCACCCGCGACGACCGGCACCGGCTCGTCGACCCCGCGGAGGCGATCGAGCGCGGGCACTTGAAAGTGCAACTGCACGGCGTGAAACTCAACGGCGCCTGGGCTTTCACGAGGACGGGCGGCGACTGGCTGCTGGTCAAGGTGAAGGACGCGGACGCCGACCCGGGCCTCGACCTGACCGTCGCCGAACCGCGCTCGGTGCTCAGCGGCCTCACGATCGAGGAGATGGCCGCCACCTGA
- a CDS encoding MFS transporter, with amino-acid sequence MSATQTRHPDQPATPAGHPTPYRSRYAEPEHAPTAAPPPPSGNPELSHREILEILAGLLAALFTAVLSSTIVSNALPTIIADLKGSQTQYTWVVTASLLAMTVSTPVWGKLSDLISKKLLVQLAIVAFVIGSMLAGVSQNVPFLIGARVLQGLAMGGLMALAQAIIGAAIPPRNRGRYSGYMGAVMALATVSGPLVGGVIVDTSWLGWRWCFYVCVPLAVVSLIVLQKFLHLPLVKRKVKMDYLGALLIAGAASLPLIWVSFAGEHFPWWSWQTGAYLGGTALLAILAVVVETHASEPLVPVRVVRERTTALAILASLSVGIAMFGSAVFLGQYFQVARGYSATEAGLLTIPMMFGSFLGSVGSGQLITRFGKWKRYLVIGGFCLTAGLGVLGTIDHESPYWYVGLGMLAMGIGMGMTMQNLVLAVQNTVDVSEVGAAGATVTFFRSLGGAVGVSVLGAVLATRVTNLIAEHLRELGPGAAAAAQGGSGSVLDVNSLPAPVQAIVRHAYGDATGRIFVIAAGAAAVSLLAVLFIREVPLRRTVAMSASADGSPDADAGELGSAGAASYRETVADDPAERAAVVALDVITSAERTAREREREASERVQAAATTIRQMRTDVADLFTRVDQQIAELENTLPDAEIPQPAAAILDSQRPAGELVDELRRYELSVLSASQRTADHLRETARTDADSVRTTAHADAEQVRTTANAEADHVRTSARAEAEQVRTTARAKADNLLAEARAEEQEIRTRIAELEAVEHRLLTTIRDGLSETPRPPAAPTRTPDPTPANPTLAPAQGNGYPDEAQHRQPFG; translated from the coding sequence ATGTCTGCCACCCAGACCCGCCACCCAGACCAGCCGGCCACACCCGCCGGCCACCCCACCCCCTACCGCTCCCGGTACGCCGAGCCGGAGCACGCACCCACCGCCGCGCCACCGCCGCCGTCCGGCAACCCCGAGCTCTCGCACCGGGAGATCCTGGAGATCCTCGCCGGGCTGCTCGCGGCACTGTTCACCGCGGTGCTCAGCTCGACGATCGTCAGCAACGCGCTGCCGACGATCATCGCGGACCTCAAGGGTTCGCAGACGCAGTACACCTGGGTGGTCACCGCCAGCCTGCTCGCGATGACCGTGTCCACACCGGTGTGGGGCAAGCTGTCCGACCTGATCAGCAAGAAGCTGCTGGTCCAGCTCGCGATCGTCGCGTTCGTGATCGGCTCGATGCTGGCCGGCGTGTCCCAGAACGTACCGTTCCTGATCGGTGCCCGGGTCCTGCAGGGGCTCGCGATGGGCGGCCTGATGGCGCTCGCGCAGGCGATCATCGGTGCGGCGATCCCGCCCCGCAACCGCGGCCGGTACTCCGGGTACATGGGCGCCGTGATGGCGCTCGCGACCGTCTCCGGTCCGCTGGTCGGTGGCGTCATCGTCGACACCTCGTGGCTGGGCTGGCGCTGGTGCTTCTACGTCTGCGTACCGCTCGCCGTGGTGTCGCTGATCGTGCTGCAGAAGTTCCTGCACCTGCCGCTGGTGAAGCGCAAGGTCAAGATGGACTACCTGGGCGCGCTGCTGATCGCGGGCGCGGCCAGCCTGCCGCTCATCTGGGTGTCGTTCGCGGGCGAGCACTTCCCGTGGTGGTCGTGGCAGACCGGCGCGTACCTCGGCGGTACGGCGCTGCTCGCGATCCTGGCCGTGGTGGTCGAGACGCACGCGAGTGAGCCGCTGGTCCCGGTGCGGGTCGTTCGCGAACGGACGACGGCGTTGGCGATCCTCGCGAGCCTCTCGGTGGGGATCGCGATGTTCGGCAGCGCGGTGTTCCTCGGGCAGTACTTTCAGGTCGCCCGCGGGTACAGCGCCACCGAGGCGGGGCTGCTGACGATCCCGATGATGTTCGGGTCGTTCCTCGGGTCGGTCGGGTCCGGGCAGCTGATCACCCGGTTCGGGAAGTGGAAGCGGTACCTGGTGATCGGCGGGTTCTGCCTGACCGCGGGGCTCGGCGTCCTCGGGACGATCGACCACGAGTCGCCGTACTGGTACGTCGGCCTCGGGATGCTCGCGATGGGCATCGGCATGGGGATGACGATGCAGAACCTGGTGCTCGCGGTGCAGAACACCGTCGACGTCAGCGAGGTCGGGGCGGCCGGCGCGACCGTGACGTTCTTCCGCAGCCTCGGTGGTGCGGTCGGGGTGTCCGTGCTCGGCGCGGTGCTGGCGACCCGGGTGACGAACCTGATCGCCGAGCACCTGCGCGAGCTCGGCCCGGGCGCGGCCGCGGCGGCGCAGGGCGGGTCCGGGAGCGTGCTGGACGTGAACTCGCTGCCGGCGCCGGTGCAGGCGATCGTGCGGCACGCGTACGGCGATGCCACCGGGCGGATCTTCGTGATCGCTGCCGGAGCTGCGGCGGTGAGTCTGCTGGCGGTGCTGTTCATCCGGGAGGTGCCGCTTCGTCGTACCGTCGCGATGAGTGCGTCAGCCGACGGCTCGCCCGACGCTGACGCTGGCGAACTCGGCAGCGCGGGCGCGGCGTCGTACCGGGAGACCGTCGCCGACGATCCGGCGGAGCGCGCCGCGGTGGTTGCGCTGGACGTGATCACGTCGGCGGAACGTACGGCGCGGGAACGTGAACGCGAGGCCAGCGAGCGGGTGCAGGCGGCGGCGACCACGATCCGCCAGATGCGGACCGACGTCGCTGACCTGTTCACCCGGGTCGACCAGCAGATCGCCGAGCTGGAGAACACGCTGCCGGACGCGGAGATCCCGCAGCCCGCGGCGGCGATCCTCGACTCCCAGCGCCCCGCCGGCGAACTCGTCGACGAACTCCGCCGGTACGAGCTGAGCGTCCTCAGCGCGAGCCAGCGGACGGCCGACCACCTCCGCGAAACCGCCCGGACCGACGCCGACTCCGTCCGTACCACCGCCCACGCCGACGCCGAACAGGTCCGTACGACGGCCAACGCCGAGGCCGACCACGTCCGGACCAGCGCCCGCGCCGAGGCCGAACAGGTCCGTACGACGGCCCGCGCAAAGGCCGACAACCTGCTGGCCGAGGCCCGCGCCGAGGAACAGGAGATCCGCACCCGGATCGCCGAGCTGGAAGCCGTCGAACACCGCCTCCTCACCACCATCCGCGACGGCCTCTCCGAAACCCCCCGCCCACCCGCCGCCCCCACCCGAACCCCCGACCCCACCCCGGCGAACCCCACCCTCGCCCCCGCCCAAGGCAACGGCTACCCCGACGAAGCCCAACACCGCCAACCCTTCGGCTAA